The Arachis ipaensis cultivar K30076 chromosome B07, Araip1.1, whole genome shotgun sequence genome includes a window with the following:
- the LOC107606074 gene encoding transmembrane emp24 domain-containing protein p24delta3 → MKLRSPITLLFLFFIAESHAIWLTIPTSGTKCVSEDIQSNVVVLADYYVVADEVDHHQIHTVSLKVTSPYGNNLHQKENVTHGQFAFTSAESGTYLACFWLQNNHQQPTVTVSLDWRTGISAKDWETVAKKEKIQGVELELRKLEAAVEAIRENLIYLKNREADMREVSESTNAKVAWFSIMSLGLCIIVAALQLWYLKRYFRKKKLI, encoded by the exons ATGAAGCTAAGATCTCCAATTactctcctcttcctcttcttcatcgCTGAATCTCATGCCATCTGGCTAACCATCCCTACTTCCGGAACCAAGTGTGTCTCCGAAGATATCCAGTCCAACGTCGTCGTTTTAGCCGATTACTATGTTGTCGCTGATGAAGTTGACCATCACCAGATCCACACCGTCTCTCTCAAG GTAACATCTCCTTATGGAAACAACCTTCACCAGAAAGAAAATGTTACCCATGGCCAGTTTGCATTTACAAGCGCCGAGAGTGGGACCTACTTGGCCTGCTTCTGGCTGCAAAACAACCATCAACAACCAACTGTAACTGTTAGCCTTGACTGGAGAACTGGCATTTCTGCCAAGGACTGGGAAACCGTTGCCAAAAAAGAAAAGATTCAG GGTGTTGAACTTGAGCTAAGGAAACTTGAAGCAGCTGTGGAAGCCATCCGCGAAAATCTGATTTATTTGAAGAACAG GGAAGCTGATATGAGGGAGGTTAGCGAATCGACGAATGCTAAAGTGGCTTGGTTCAGTATCATGTCTCTTGGTCTCTGCATTATTGTTGCAGCCTTGCAGCTGTGGTATCTGAAGCGATATTTTAGGAAGAAGAAGCTCATATAA